ACCTCGGCTCGATCGGTCGGAACGCGCGGCGCCCCGTCGGCACGTGAGCGTCGTTCGGAGACGGCCCCTGCCACCACCAGCGTCAGCACAGCCGCGAAGATCGTGGCCACACGAGCTCTTTCGCCAAAGACGGGCATGAAGGGCGCTGGCAGGATAACCCGCGACGCTCCAGGGCTACGTTCGAAGTGGCGCTCCGGATCGCGGTCGTCGTTGCGCCATGCCAACAAAAAGCGGCGGGGCGCGGCCGTCACCGGCGCGCGCCCCAGGCCGAGTCAGCTCATCGACTCAGCTGCAGCCCATCGAGTTCCCGCAGTTGAGGCACTTGTAACAAGCGCCGTTGCGTACGGTGATGTGGCCGCACACGTCGCAGAGCGGCGCGTCGCCCATCATCGAGTCGAGTTGGGCGTCGAGTGCTGAGCCGCCGCCGCGGCCGGCTCCCTCGAGCCCTTCGGCCATTTGGTTGCTCCGAACCTGCGTCGCCTTCGCGGCGGGCATCGCCATCTCACTGGGCAACGTGATGGTCGGCATCGGCTGCGTCCTGGTCATCGCCATGAGCGCTTCCGGATGAACGCTGGGCGGCGCCGGCGGTGCGTCCTTCTCCTCCGCCTCCTCCGGCTTGATGTGCGCCAGGTCGTAGCGGTGGAGGTATTCGACGCCGAGCACGCGGAAGACGTAGTCGACGATGGAGGTCGCGACCTTCACGTTCGGGTGACCCTCGACGATGCCCTGGGGCTCGAAGCGGGTGAACGTGAACTGGTCGACGTAGGTCTGGAGCGGGACGCCGTATTGCAGGCCGATGGATACGCTCATGGAGAAGCAGTTCATCAGCGAGCGGAAGGCGGCGCCCTCCTTGTGCATGTCGATGAAGATCTCACCGAGCGTGTTGTCCTCGTATTCGCCGGTGCGGAGGTAGATCTTGTGGCCGCCGACCCGCGCTTCCTGCGTGAAGCCGGTGCGCTTCTTGGGCAAGCGAACGCGGAGGCCGTGTGGGCGCGTGTCCTTGGGCACGAGCTGCAGCGTGAGCTGCGTCGTGTCTTGGGGCGCGTTCGTCATCGGGATCGGCGACAGGACGTCGTTGTTGACCGTCGCCCTGGCGTCGGCATCAGCCTTCTTCTCTTCCTTGTCCTTGCTGGACGTGGAGAGCGGCTGCGACGCCTTGCACCCGTCGCGGTAGAGGGCCACGGCCTTGAGTCCGAGGCGCCAGCCCTCTTCGTAGATCTCGGCGACCTCTTCGACGCTCGCGTCGTTGGGGAGGTTGACGGTCTTCGAGATGGCTCCGCTCAAGAACGGCTGCGCGGCCGCCATCATCTTGACGTGGCTCATGGGGGCCAAGAAGCGCGAGCCGTGCTTGCCGCAGCGGTTGGCGCAATCGAAGACCGCGTAGTGCTCCTTCTTGAGGTGCGGGGCACCCTCGATGGTCATGCGGCCGACGATGATGTCGCTCGCCGTGTCGACCTCGGTGCGCGTGAAGCCGAGGCGCTCGAGCATCGGACGCTTCGAGTCCTTCCAGTTGACGCCGAGGAGGCGCTCGTAGGTCTCGTCGCCGATGATCCAAGGTGCGAAGGCCGCGTCGAGGTCGAAGACGCCGGGGAGGGCAGCCTCAACCTTGCCGAGGTCGATGTCCGTGAAGCCCTTGTCCTTCAGGCTTCGACGGTTGACGTGCGGCGCCGCGAGGAGCGTGTTGGTGCCGCTGACGTACGCGACGATCTCCTGGACCTCCGCCGGCGAGTAGCCGAGCCGACGCAGCGCCCCGGGCACCGATTGGTTGACGATCTTGAAGTAGCCGCCACCGGCCAGCTTCTTGAACTTCACGAGGGCGAAGTCCGGTTCGATGCCGGTCGTGTCGCAGTCCATCAAGAGGCCGATGGTGCCCGTCGGCGCGAGCACGGTGCTCTGCGCGTTGCGGTAGCCGTGGGCTTCGCCGAGGCGAACGGCCTGATCCCAGTCCTCGCAGCCCGCGCGGTAGAGCGCACCCGCCATCGACGACGGCTCACCGGGGAGCACGCAATCGACCGGCGAGATGGCGTGCGCCGCGTCGCGGTGCATGCGCATGACGCGGAGCATCGGCTCACGGTTCTTGGCGAAGCCCGGGAAGGCGCCCTTGGAGCGCGCCATCTCAGCGCTCGCCTTGTAGGCGTGGCCGCACATGATGGCCGTGAGCGCCGCGGCGATGGAGCGACCCTGATCGCTGTCGTAGGGGATGCCGAGCTGCATGAGAAGGCTGCCGAGGTTGGCGTAGCCGAGGCCCAGCGGGCGGTAGTCATGCGAGTTCTTCGCGATGGGGCCCGTCGGGTAGCTCGAGAGGTCGACGAGGATCTCTTGCGCGATGAAGAACGTGCGGCACGCGTGGCGATAACCCTCGATGTCGAAGTTGGGGATACCGCCTTCGCCCTCGGTCAGGAACTTCGTGAGGTTGACCGACGCGAGGTTGCACGCCGTGTCGTCGAGGAACATGTACTCAGAGCACGGGTTCGACGCGTTGATCCGGCCCGAGTTCGGGCACGTGTGCCAACGGTTGATCGTCGAGTCGTATTGAACGCCCGGGTCGGCGCAGCCCCAGGCCGACTCCGCCAACGTTCGCCAGAGATCGCGCGCCTCGTAGGTGTCGCAGACGGCCTGCGTCGTGCGCATGCGCGTCTCCCACTTGCCGCCGGTCTCGACGGCTCGCATGAAGTCGTCGGTGACGCGAATCGAGTTGTTGGAGTTTTGGCCGCTGATGGTGTGGTAGGCCTCGCCGTTGAAGTCAGACGGGTAGCCCGCTTGGATGAGCGCCTGCGCCTTCCGCTCCTCTTTGACCTTCCAGGTCATGAAGTCGACGATCTCGGGGTGGTCCATGTCGAGGCAGACCATCTTCGCGGCTCGCCGCGTGGTCCCGCCGCTCTTCGTCGCGCCGGCGGCGCGATCGAAGACCTCGAGGAAGCTCATGAGGCCGCTCGACGTGCCGCCGCCGGAGAGCTTCTCTTGCTTGCCGCGGATGCTGCTGAAGTTGGTGCCGGTGCCCGAGCCGTACTTGAATAGCCGAGCCTCGTTCTTCATGACCTCGTAGATGCTCATGAGGTCGTCTTGGACGGCCAGAATGAAACACGCCGAGCACTGCGGGCGCTCGTAGGCGTTGGCCGTCTCCACCGTCATTTGGCGGCTCTCGTCCCAGGCCCAGTTTCCGCCCGAGCCCTCGATGCCGTACTGGTGGTAGAGGCCCAGGTTGAACCAAACGGGCGAGTTGAAGGCGCCGTATTGGTGAACGAGCAGGTACGCGAGCTCAGCCTCGAAGGCGTCGGCGTCTTTGGTGGTCGCGAAGTAGCCGCCAAACTTCTCACCGGCCTTGCGGACCGTGTTGCTGATGCGGTGCACGACGTGTTGGACGCTGCGCTCGCCCTTGTCCTTGTCGCCGTGAAGGCCCGCCTTGCGGAAGTACTTGGAGATGACGATATCGGTCGCGAGCTGGCTCCACGTGGCGGGGACTTCGGCGCCCTCCATCTTGAAGACGATGCTGCCGTCGGGGTTGGTGATCGTGCTCGAGCGGCGCTCGTAGACGACCTGGCTCAACGGGTCGACACCCTCGGTGGTGTAGCGGCGTGCGACCGTCACGGTGCCGGCGGGCGCACGGACAGCGGCTTTCTTGCTCGCGCTTGCGCTCGCGCTCGCGTTCGTCCCCGCCGCGCGGCTCTCAGCCTTGGCAGGCGCTTTCTGCGCCTTGGCTCGCGTCTCGTCGTTGCGTTTCGAGGGGTGCTTGTGGGTCTGCGCCATGTTTCGTCCGTTCGCGCCGTTGGTCCCGAAGTCTTGCGATTGTGCCATGTCCGCCTCCACGCGCCGGCCGAGCCGTCACGCTGCGCCCCTGTGAGGTCGCTGCTGTTCAGATGGGAATGAGAGAAGGTCGAGAAGGGTCCACCGGCAGCGGCTCGCCGTCGCCGGATGCCAAACATCCGGGCGCCGCTGCCGACCGCAAGGGAGCCGCAAAGTCGTTCCAGCGTGCGGCGCGGGAACCACGTGAGCCGCCTGAGCTGCCCGCGCTCGGGCCGCCCTTTCGATTGCATTGAGGTGTGGGATTGCCCCACTCGACTACTGAACGCTCCTTTGCCCTCACCAGGTCCCAGTCTTGCCCGTACGTTCAGCTATACGTAGGAGCAGGTGGTTGCCGTTGAGGCGGTGGGCTCGAGGTGCTCTCGTTGGTTTCTACTTCAACCTTTTGTTCGACGGAGACGACCAAGGAGCCCACCGGTACGAAGGGCGAGTCATCCTTCTAGCCCCAAGATGTCGTGGCTGTCCAGGAAATCGACACCACAAATGGTGCATACATGGGTGCGATCTTTCCCACCTCTGCCCACAAGCATGGAAAATACTGGAGATCACTGAACTTCCGCGCGGCGTTGAACAGAGGTTTCCCACATGCGCAGGTCCACCCACCCTGATCTTGTCTTCAGGTTATCCCCAGCTGTGGAGTGCTGGGCCATTCCTGTTCAGTGGTTTTCCCCAAGCGCTCCACGACTTCTCCAGGCTCTCTTCACAGCCGGTCGATTGGCAGACCCGGGGATGACCGGCTCGCGTTGCGTGGTCCGGTTTTGTCGCCGGTGCCGGCGCCGATCGAGGCAGACTGCGCGCCCATGAGTGGACCCCCGCCCGTCAGCTCCGATGGCCCGAGCCTGCTCGACGAGTTCCCCATCGACACCCAGCCGTTGCGGGAACCCGCGGCCATCGAGGCGCGGGACCGCGCGTGGCTCGAGAAGGTGTACCGGCCCGACGTTCCGCAGTTTACCGCTCGCGCGGTCCTCACGGGAGCGGTCCTCGGCGCGGTCTTGAGCATCAGCGATCTCTACATCGGCCTGAAGGTCGGTTGGATCTTCGGCATGAGCATCACGTCGAGCGTCCTCACCTTCGCGCTGTTCGCCGCCGCCGGGCGCGCGTTTCCGCGCATGGCGCCGCTCTCTCCGCTCGAGACGAACACGTCCCAGACGGTGGCGTCGGCGGCGGCCTACATGGCGAGCGCGGGGCTCGTCAGCTCGATTCCTGCCCTCACGATGCTCAGTCGCGATGGGACGCTCGTTTTGCCCGAGCTCACGGGACCGATGCTCGTGGCCTGGCTCTTCTTCACCGCGCTGCTCGGCGTCGTCATCGCCGTGCCGGTGAAGCGGAGCATGATCAACGCGGAGCAGCTCCGCTTCCCGACGGGGCTCGTCTGCGCCGAGACCATTCGAACGATGCACGCCTCGGGCAAGGCGGCGCTGGGCAAGGCGCGCGCCCTCGTCGTCGGCGCGCTCTTCGCCGGCGTCGTCAAACTCGTGCTCGAGGCCAAAGTCGGCGTCCTGAAGCTCTTGCCGGATTTCATCCCGCTACCCGGTCGCCTCCATGGGCTTCCCATCACGGCGTGGTCGTTCCGTCTGAATACGAGCATGTTGCTCTACGCGGCCGGCGTCGTCGTCGGACTGAAGGTGGCGTCGAGCCTCCTCGTTGGAGCGGTCTTCAACTACGCGCTGCTGGGGCCTTGGCTCCTCGATCACGGCGTCCTCCGCGTAGCGTCGCCGGAGGTGGCCCAAGACCCCGTGGCCTTCCGGGCGTTCCAGAAGGCCTGCGAAGCTATCCACGTGTTGCCGGTTCGGTCGCCCGAGCTCTTGTTCCGCGAGCTTCGCGCGAAGTGGAGCGTTTGGCCCGGCACGTCCCTCATGGTGAGCGCGAGCCTCGTCGCCTTCGCGTTTCGCTTTCGGGTCATCGGTCGCGCCCTCAAGAGTCTGTCCGGGGTTCTCTCTTTCGTCCGAAAAAAGAGTGGCGCCGCGTCCGTCGACCCGTTGGCCGCGGTCGAAGTGCCCCCCTCGTGGTTCGGCCTCGGGTTGGCGATCACCGCCATCGCTTGCCTCGTCATGCAGCACGCCTGGTTCGAAGTCCCGCTGGCGCTCGGCGTCGTCTCGCTCGGCCTCGCGTTCGTGCTGTCCGTCGTCGCGTCTCGCGCCACCGGCGAGACGAACATCACGCCCATCGGTGCGATGGGAAAGATCACGCAGCTCGTCTTCGGCGTCCTCATGCCCGGCCACGCCACGGCCAACCTCATGACGGCCACCGTGACGGCAGGCGCCGCAGCCCACTCGGCGGATCTGCTGACGGAGGTGAAGACGGGCTATTTGCTCGGCGCCGCGCCGCGAAAGCAGTTCCTCGCGCAGCTCGTCGGCGTGCTCGTCGGTGCGCTGGCGTGTGTCCCCATTTACCTCGTGATCGCGAAGCCTGAGCGCCTCGGCGTGGACCTCGCGGCGCCGTCTGCGGTGGCGTGGGCCAGCGTCGCGAAGCTGCTTAAGGATGGCCCGTCGAACCTCCCACAGCTCGCGCTCATGGGCATCGGCGTGGGCGCGGCCGTCGGCGCGCTCTTGGCCGTCCTCGACGAGTTCGCGCCACCGCGGTACCGAAATTGGGTGCCGAGCGCGACGGGGCTCGGCATCGCGCTCGTTATCGACGCCAACGACAGCCTCGCCATGTTCTTGGGCGCGCTGTCGGCCTACGTCTTCGCGAAGCTGAAGCCGGCGGCGGCCGAGCGATGGACCTTCACGACGGCGAGCGGGGTCATCGCCGGCGAAGGTCTCATGGGTGTCCTTGTGATCGTCCTTCGCGACGTCCTCGGGGTCCTGCCGAAGTAGGCGTTCACCACCCGAATCGTGAGGCCCGCCCGAGCCGCCTTGAGCGACGCCCCCCTTTCATTTCTGCCTCGCGATGCGCACGTTGCAGCCGATGCAGGAACCGGCCCACCTCCGAGCTCGCATGGTCGACGAACAGCTCGCCGCGCGCGGCATCGTCGACCCGCGCGTGCTGGACGCCTTTCGCAGGGTGCCGCGCGAGAAGTTCATCCCGGTGCCCATGGACCCAGGTCTGAGCGCCCGTCATGCGGAGGTCGCCTACGCCGACGAGCCCGTCGCCATCGGCCTCGGCCAGACCATCTCGCAGCCGTACATCGTGGCCCTGACGGCTGCGGCGCTGACGCTGTCGGGCACCGAACGCGTGCTCGAGGTGGGCACCGGGTCGGGCTACGCGGCGGCCATCTTGAGCCTGCTCGCGCGGGAGGTCTTCACCATCGAACGCATGCCGGCGTTGGCCCACGTGGCCAAAGACCGCCTCGCTCGACTTGGGTACGGCAACGTGACGGTCATCGAGGGCGATGGCACGCTGGGGTGGCAAGAGCACGCGCCCTACGACGCGATCGCGGTGGCGGCCGCCGGACCCAAGGTGCCACCGCCGCTGCTCGCTCAGCTCGCCGTGGGAGGGCGCCTCGTGGTGCCCGTCGGCGACAAGACGCAGACGCTCGTACGCATCACGCGCGAGAGCGCCATTCGGTATCGTGAAGAAGAGCTGAGCGACGTCCGCTTCGTACGGCTCATCGGCGCCGAGGGGTTTCACGAGCGGTAGCCGCGCGCCCGTGAGCCCGAGCACGCTGTCGCACCGGCGAACACTGCTCGCGGTGGAACATCCCGACCGATCCTCGTACTCTCCGCGCGGGATGCGTGGCTCCGCGCTCTTCGCCTTGGCACTCGCCGCGCTGGCGCCGTCTGCCGTCGCGTGTCGGCGTGAGACCATCGACAAGCCCCCGCCGCCCGACATGGCCGATGTGCTCATGGTCTTCGAGGCCCCCACGGGGACCTTCGATGACGCGACGAAGAGCGCCGTGAAGGCCGCGGCGGACGAGGCGGCGAAGGGCCTCGTGGGCCTCGGCCTTCCCCAGAAGCTCGTCGACGATGTCCGTGCGGCCGTCGCTTCCTCGCAGGGCGGCGATGCGGGCGCAGTCGCCACCGAACCAA
The window above is part of the Myxococcales bacterium genome. Proteins encoded here:
- a CDS encoding vitamin B12-dependent ribonucleotide reductase; the encoded protein is MAQTHKHPSKRNDETRAKAQKAPAKAESRAAGTNASASASASKKAAVRAPAGTVTVARRYTTEGVDPLSQVVYERRSSTITNPDGSIVFKMEGAEVPATWSQLATDIVISKYFRKAGLHGDKDKGERSVQHVVHRISNTVRKAGEKFGGYFATTKDADAFEAELAYLLVHQYGAFNSPVWFNLGLYHQYGIEGSGGNWAWDESRQMTVETANAYERPQCSACFILAVQDDLMSIYEVMKNEARLFKYGSGTGTNFSSIRGKQEKLSGGGTSSGLMSFLEVFDRAAGATKSGGTTRRAAKMVCLDMDHPEIVDFMTWKVKEERKAQALIQAGYPSDFNGEAYHTISGQNSNNSIRVTDDFMRAVETGGKWETRMRTTQAVCDTYEARDLWRTLAESAWGCADPGVQYDSTINRWHTCPNSGRINASNPCSEYMFLDDTACNLASVNLTKFLTEGEGGIPNFDIEGYRHACRTFFIAQEILVDLSSYPTGPIAKNSHDYRPLGLGYANLGSLLMQLGIPYDSDQGRSIAAALTAIMCGHAYKASAEMARSKGAFPGFAKNREPMLRVMRMHRDAAHAISPVDCVLPGEPSSMAGALYRAGCEDWDQAVRLGEAHGYRNAQSTVLAPTGTIGLLMDCDTTGIEPDFALVKFKKLAGGGYFKIVNQSVPGALRRLGYSPAEVQEIVAYVSGTNTLLAAPHVNRRSLKDKGFTDIDLGKVEAALPGVFDLDAAFAPWIIGDETYERLLGVNWKDSKRPMLERLGFTRTEVDTASDIIVGRMTIEGAPHLKKEHYAVFDCANRCGKHGSRFLAPMSHVKMMAAAQPFLSGAISKTVNLPNDASVEEVAEIYEEGWRLGLKAVALYRDGCKASQPLSTSSKDKEEKKADADARATVNNDVLSPIPMTNAPQDTTQLTLQLVPKDTRPHGLRVRLPKKRTGFTQEARVGGHKIYLRTGEYEDNTLGEIFIDMHKEGAAFRSLMNCFSMSVSIGLQYGVPLQTYVDQFTFTRFEPQGIVEGHPNVKVATSIVDYVFRVLGVEYLHRYDLAHIKPEEAEEKDAPPAPPSVHPEALMAMTRTQPMPTITLPSEMAMPAAKATQVRSNQMAEGLEGAGRGGGSALDAQLDSMMGDAPLCDVCGHITVRNGACYKCLNCGNSMGCS
- a CDS encoding OPT/YSL family transporter gives rise to the protein MSGPPPVSSDGPSLLDEFPIDTQPLREPAAIEARDRAWLEKVYRPDVPQFTARAVLTGAVLGAVLSISDLYIGLKVGWIFGMSITSSVLTFALFAAAGRAFPRMAPLSPLETNTSQTVASAAAYMASAGLVSSIPALTMLSRDGTLVLPELTGPMLVAWLFFTALLGVVIAVPVKRSMINAEQLRFPTGLVCAETIRTMHASGKAALGKARALVVGALFAGVVKLVLEAKVGVLKLLPDFIPLPGRLHGLPITAWSFRLNTSMLLYAAGVVVGLKVASSLLVGAVFNYALLGPWLLDHGVLRVASPEVAQDPVAFRAFQKACEAIHVLPVRSPELLFRELRAKWSVWPGTSLMVSASLVAFAFRFRVIGRALKSLSGVLSFVRKKSGAASVDPLAAVEVPPSWFGLGLAITAIACLVMQHAWFEVPLALGVVSLGLAFVLSVVASRATGETNITPIGAMGKITQLVFGVLMPGHATANLMTATVTAGAAAHSADLLTEVKTGYLLGAAPRKQFLAQLVGVLVGALACVPIYLVIAKPERLGVDLAAPSAVAWASVAKLLKDGPSNLPQLALMGIGVGAAVGALLAVLDEFAPPRYRNWVPSATGLGIALVIDANDSLAMFLGALSAYVFAKLKPAAAERWTFTTASGVIAGEGLMGVLVIVLRDVLGVLPK
- a CDS encoding protein-L-isoaspartate(D-aspartate) O-methyltransferase; the encoded protein is MVDEQLAARGIVDPRVLDAFRRVPREKFIPVPMDPGLSARHAEVAYADEPVAIGLGQTISQPYIVALTAAALTLSGTERVLEVGTGSGYAAAILSLLAREVFTIERMPALAHVAKDRLARLGYGNVTVIEGDGTLGWQEHAPYDAIAVAAAGPKVPPPLLAQLAVGGRLVVPVGDKTQTLVRITRESAIRYREEELSDVRFVRLIGAEGFHER